Proteins co-encoded in one Girardinichthys multiradiatus isolate DD_20200921_A chromosome 11, DD_fGirMul_XY1, whole genome shotgun sequence genomic window:
- the LOC124876830 gene encoding olfactory receptor 1-like → MYREDLFSSIFNATFVRPAKFYLGGFYNIPHVKYYYVFLCFMYIVTVLANGSLLSVIYLVKTLHTPKYIIVFSLALADLCGSTALIPKLLDTFLFDRRYIVYEACLTYMFFVLFFGSIQSWTLVTMAYDRLIAICFPLRYHNIVTAKSVVAILLCSWIILISVLATMAGFINRLSFCRSTEIQSFFCDHGPIFQLACNDKSYSYIMATVGLIVIVCIPLILISGSYVCISITLARITSREERLRALKTCTSHLILVAIFFLPFVGTNIAVITSYIDTNARIMNSSFTFTVPPLLNPIIYSLKTEEVRNAFKKLFKSNKLIETAAK, encoded by the coding sequence ATGTACAGGGAAGAtctgttttcatccatatttaaTGCCACATTTGTTCGACCTGCTAAGTTCTATCTTGGTGGGTTTTACAACATCCCTCATGTTAAGTATTATTATGTCTTCCTGTGCTTTATGTACATTGTGACTGTCCTTGCCAATGGTTCTCTCCTCTCTGTTATCTACCTGGTGAAGACTCTCCACACTCCTAAATACATAATAGTGTTCAGTCTGGCTTTGGCAGATCTGTGTGGGAGCACTGCTCTCATCCCAAAACTCTTGGACACATTTTTGTTTGACAGGAGGTACATTGTTTATGAGGCATGCTTAACTTAcatgttctttgttttgttttttggcagtaTACAGTCATGGACGCTTGTCACAATGGCATATGACAGATTAATTGCAATTTGCTTTCCATTAAGGTACCACAACATTGTAACTGCAAAATCTGTAGTTGCAATACTGCTTTGTTCATGGATCATTTTGATCAGTGTCTTAGCGACTATGGCTGGGTTTATTAATCGCCTCTCTTTCTGTAGATCTACAGAGATTCAGAGCTTCTTCTGTGATCATGGACCTATCTTTCAACTGGCCTGTAATGATAAATCCTACAGTTACATAATGGCTACTGTTGGCCTAATTGTCATCGTGTGCATTCCCCTCATACTAATTTCTGGCTCTTATGTTTGCATTTCCATCACTCTGGCCAGGATTACTTCTAGAGAAGAACGACTCAGAGCTCTAAAGACATGTACTTCTCACTTGATTCTTGTcgccattttttttcttccttttgtaGGCACCAACATAGCTGTGATAACTTCCTATATTGATACAAATGCAAGGATCATGAATTCTAGCTTTACGTTCACAGTTCCTCCTCTGCTTAATCCTATTATCTACTCTTTGAAGACAGAAGAAGTAAGGAATGCTTTTAAGAAGCTTTTCAAGAGTAATAAACTCATTGAAACAGCTGCAAAATAA
- the LOC124876853 gene encoding olfactory receptor 1-like — translation MDLFNSAFGKNITFVRPAYFVINGFIGLPNMKYYYIFLFFLYIIAVVGNTAVMAIIFLDHNLRSPKYVAVFNLAFVDLLGSSALVPKVIDVFLFNHNVIPYNDCLTFLFFCYTCLSMQSFNLVALSYDRLVAIIFPLHYQVKVTYRSMLSLIACFWILVIIAVLIAVGLLTRLSFCKSVVINSYFCDHGQIYRLACNDNFPNDVIGFFYPVLIFWLPLVFILLSYLYISYTLAKVATFQQGIKAFKTCIAHLSLVVVYFTPLLITFTLMGKIHPNYRIINLSLTSVLPPMLNPIIYVLQTHEIKVSMKKLLKIFLKSKIRITNSTTM, via the coding sequence ATGGACCTATTTAATTCTGCTTTTGgaaaaaatataacttttgtGCGCCCTGCGTATTTTGTAATAAATGGATTTATTGGCTTACCTAACATGAAGTACTACTacatctttctcttttttctgtaTATAATCGCCGTGGTGGGGAACACAGCTGTAATGGCCATAATATTCCTAGATCATAATCTGAGATCTCCAAAGTATGTTGCCGTTTTTAACCTTGCATTTGTGGACCTGTTAGGCAGCTCTGCTCTGGTCCCAAAGGTTattgatgtttttctgtttaaccaTAATGTAATTCCCTACAATGACTGCTTGACATTCCTTTTTTTCTGCTACACTTGCCTTTCAATGCAGTCTTTTAATCTGGTTGCTCTCTCCTATGACCGACTAGTTGCCATCATATTTCCTCTTCACTATCAAGTGAAAGTAACCTACAGGTCTATGTTGTCTTTGATTGCATGTTTCTGGATCTTAGTTATTATTGCTGTGTTAATTGCAGTTGGCCTCCTTACAAGGCTTTCCTTCTGTAAGTCTGTCGTTATTAACAGCTATTTCTGTGACCACGGGCAGATCTACCGCCTTGCTTGCAATGACAATTTTCCAAATGATGTGATTGGATTTTTTTATCCTGTTCTTATTTTTTGGCTTCCACTTGTTTTCATACTTTTAAGTTACCTATATATTAGTTACACTTTAGCTAAAGTGGCAACGTTTCAACAAGGAATCAAAGCCTTTAAGACATGTATAGCTCATCTTTCATTAGTGGTTGTCTATTTTACCCCTCTGTTGATCACATTTACATTGATGGGCAAAATACATCCAAATTATAGAATCATAAACTTATCTTTGACCTCTGTGCTGCCACCAATGTTGAATCCAATCATTTATGTTTTGCAGACACATGAAATCAAAGTGTCAatgaaaaaattattaaaaatctttttgaaATCAAAAATAAGAATTACAAATTCTACTACAATGTGA